The nucleotide sequence TAATATGAgaattagaatattttatgttaCTCGTCTGCCTGGGTATTACTCCTTCCTCAGAGGTGTTACAAGATATTTCAAGCCCTCTTTGGTACATTTATTGCCCTCCCACTGACCACCAGAATTCCCCATGCCAGCTCTCagtcatgggaaaaaaatagagttgGAGGGAGCTTCCTAATGCTGCAATGACAACTGGGAAGAACAAGTTGGACAACTCATAAAACTGTCCGGTACCTTGTTTTAGATTTGTTCTTCCTGAGGAATACTCCACTCTCCCCAGCTCTCAGAATGAAAGAGAATAATTCTAAGATGACATGGAACCTCTGAGAGAtagaggacagggagggggctgACCACTTGAGGGTACATCTCCATGGGGAGAGCAAGGCAATGAGGAtctccagggaagctggagaagggtctggcAGTGAGAGTGCCATGGTTGGGAAATGCTCCCTCTGCTCAGGAAGGCATCTGTAGGGATAAGCAGAGAGACTGGAATTAGGTTGAAGAGGTTCAGAAAGTGTCAAGCCTCTCTTCCTATTGGCTTCTCCTGTAGGTTGATGTGCCACTGCTTGAACTTCCCGTAGATCCTCAGGTGTGGCAgaggaaagctgctgtgaagTTCCTGGGGTGGTAAGCTGACTGACTGTAAAGAAGACATCTTTGGGGATTCTTTTCcctgaggttttaaaaaaaataatttacctggttttcactgttgtttttgccttcccctcttccttACAGGAAGATGAGCAGGGAACTTTCTTCCTTTAGGGATTTGTAAATAGGAAAAGGAGACAGACCTATTTCTTACCCCTTGGTAAGAAGGAAGTGTCTATCAAGTACTACTTCAAGGAGCCCAGTTTAGTCCAGCTATTCTCTCaatctttgctttccttgttgcacctttcttccctttcccacaaGGATGCTTGTTTGACATCTACGGAAACTGCCAAAAGATTGGAAGAGGATCTTTTAGAGAGCCAGGTCGTGCCAGTCTACCTGCTAAGGAGGACAGACATTTAGGGCAGGAAGTACAGCAAGCCTCTATCAACTTGGGATTTATTTGATTGATTGGATAAATAAGAAGTGCTGTTCTCTGAAACTTCCACTGATTGCCCTGAGCAAGACCCAGATTCAAGAGGCTGACAAAGTAACGCCTCTGTTTTCCCAAGGACAGAGTTTCTCGTGCTTTCCCCCACTGCAGTGCCCTCTCTGAAAGGCAAGGCCATCAGTAGATAACTGTGGGCATGCCTAGGATGACATCCAATAATCCTTAGAGCATCTGTAGGCACAGAAACTTCATGACAGATGAGATACATGGTAGAGTGGAAGAAGTCTCCTGGTTTGGAAACTATTCCAGAGACTGCATTTTCCAGCCATGAGACTAGAAAATCCATTGTATTTGGAGCatattttgtatgtatttcCTGTTTTATCCCTTCTCAGCCACTCATGCCAGAGGCAATATTGAGGAAGGAACTgggttttaaaaaagagaaaaggcaagaaCTTCATTCAGGCAGTCAGTTGTTCTGGGCAGGGCCGTCTGACTCTTGATGTGTTTCCCTCCATGTGCTCAGCACCGGCACAGGGCACACTGAGGGAGGTGTCCAAACTTTCCTGTAGGTGACTCCGTCAAAACTAATCCCCTCCCAGGGCATCACAAGATGATGCTAATCAGTTCTTCCAAGTCAAAGGATACTTCTTTTCCCCCAGGGCAGAAAAGATGGAAACGTGCTACCAGTGCAAGAGAGGGACAGGGGAGGCCCATCCTCTGCCATGGGGGTGGTGACCCAGACTCCCTGTTTGTCTTCTAGTCCCTCTGGGAGCCCTGAGGTTTCCCTCTCGTCCCCTCTGTTTCCCTGTGCTTGGAAAGCCTTCCAAATCCATTCTGGTGAGGGGAGGTGGTGATGCAGCAAGAGCAGATGCCTCGTGGGATACCTGGACACccctggggaggcagagctggggccaCTCATTCTGtgccctgtcctggctgggtgctggggggacTGCCCTGAGGACAGACAAATGAGGCCTGGGGAAAGCCTCAGCCAGAGCTCAACTTCCCAAACAAGCCTGGGGCTGAGGGTGTGCCGAGGAGGAAGttgtcctgcaggcagcaggacaggacaAGCAGGATGCAGTCTGCTCTGGACGTGGTGCATCTGAAGGACACCATGGGTTTGGGCCCATTGTTGCTGCTTTATTAAATCACAGCCACCTACAACTGGCTCTGTGGTGACAGAAGAGTAGTGCTTGTAGTTTGAATCATGGTTTTTGCTGAAGATTTGAAGGCATCAGGATTCCAGTTTTCCTGCCTGTATGAAGGACAGAAGTTTTTTTTGTGATAAGGTCTATGCCTGGAAagctccccaggcagccaccAGGCCCCAACATGGCATCAAGGCACTTGGCAGCAGTCCCCCCAACACCTGCTTCCCAGCCCATGCCAAGCCACCGCCTtacccacagccccagagcccctTATGTCACCATGGCTGTCCCTGACATCACCCTGCTCACCAGCTCAGGTGTCTCACACAGCACCTGGGAGCCTGGGAATGTTGGAAGCTCTTCATGGATGTGGATGTCGGTGCCAGAAGAGCAGTGCTTCTGGCCTGAATTGATGGCTTGGTGTTGGTCCTGTGCTTCAGGTGACCTTGACTTGAAGTTCCAGGGTGGTTTGGGCTGCATTCCTGCTTTAGGGGGAAGCTTTCCTGGAGGAGCAATTTGTTTAAGTGTAAAATGAACCAAGGACAATTTTTGAGAGTTTTGCATTTAGATTTCATTAGTCTGAAGTAGTAGAATAAATGGTCTTGTGTGTATTTATCTGTATAGAATCatggactggtttgggttggaagggaccttaaaggtcttctcattccaccccctgccatgggcagggacaccttccactagaccaggttgatccaacctgtccttggacacttgcagggaaccaggggcagccacagtttctctgggaattccatccctggccctcctcaccctcccagggaaggatttcttcccagtctcccatctaaccctgccctctttcagttgaaaaaccattgccccttgtcctgtccctccaggcccatagaaaaagtccctctccctccttttcatAAGCCCTGGTGGGGTGtcttcagctcttcccaggacctgtgtgtgtctgtaacTATCATGTATCTGTGTATATTTATagacagtaaatattttaataaatttctatccatatatttatacatagaTATTTATACACTGTAAATATTAATGCACACCTATCTACACAATGATGTTAACTTTGTGTCCAGACCCACCCCTTCCCCTCTGTAACCTTTTTGGGGGATTTATTCCTTGGGATTTCCAGGGTCTCAGTTTCAGTGGAGCAGATCCTTCCCACCTGGATCTTTGCTGCATCAACTTCAAGGTGGCCAATCTGAGCTGCTGCAACCTGGCCCGTGCCaacctgtgctgtgccagcctggagaGGGCTGACCTGTCAGGCTCTGTGCTGgatggaagagctgctgcagtttgggAGGGTCGGACTTGTGTTAACAAAGAGGAGCTGGAACAAACAGAGTGCTGTAACACATCGAGTTCTTAAATATATTCTAGAGTTGTTCTGGTTCCCAAAGCTTTTACACTTCCTCCCAGTAATGACTTAATGCGATTGACtcccaaagcagaaattaaaagtgtcttcttttttgtctttggtGTTGTTCTTCCAGCTCTCACTGACTCCTGTCTGTGCCAGTGTGCCAACCTGCCAGGGGTGAAGATGCTGTACTCCAACGCAGAGGGAGCGTTCCTGAAAGGCTGCAACTCTGAGAACCCCTCAGACCTTCAAGCTAATCTGGAAGGTAAGAAGTTTTTGCCTTGTGAATCTGTGCCAACTGAAGCCTGTGTTTGTGCATTTCTATGGCCCAGAAAAGGTCCAGCTGGGGTTTGTCCAAGCCTGAGAAGGGCCCACAAGGGCTGCCCTGAGTCTGTGACCATCTCAGCCCGAAATGCCCTTGTCCTCCTCCAATTCACACAGCTCTGAGGCAGCACCAGTGTGGAGCTGCTGTGTTTCTGactgtttttcctcacagaactcctttctgtgtgtgttccAGGTGCCAACCTGAAAGGAGTGGCCATGGAGGGCAGTCAGATGACAGGAATTAACCTCCGAGTTGCAACACTGAGAAACACCAAACTAAAGAACTGTAACCTCAGGGGAGCAACGTTGGCAGGAACTGATTTGGAAGTGAGTTAGGATTCATTTTCCATCCTATTCCTTTCTATCTTATGGTCACCTGGTAATTTGGGGGATTGCTGGCTTTTGGCTGACCTCTCCAGCTTCAGAGTACAATGGAGTTCAGGTAAATGGACTTCCAGTAAAGCTTTGAAGAGAGTTCTGGGTGCATTCCattgacacttttttttcttttccccttcagaaTTGTGACCTATCAGGTTGTGACCTCCAGGAAGCCAATTTGAGGGGCTCTGATGTGAAAGGAGCCATCTTTGAAGAGATGCTGACCCCCTGCACATGTCCCAGCGCGTCAGATAGGGAAGAGAACACGTCAAAGAGGAAGGAATCCAAACATTTGTTGTGACTTTcttcacctcctccccttcctgaGTTAGAAGGAATGATTTTTAGACAACTTCCATTTGCAGTAGTGCCTAAGTAGACTCTTTGTGATCactttttggggaagaaatttttgtttccaagGTGGAAAGAGAGAGTTTCTCCCTTTGTGAAGAGAGTGAGGAAGTGGGCTGGTTGTGAAACCAGAAagtggggctggtttgggggggagGGTTCAAGACTTTAATTGTTTAGCATTGCCTGACTTTGGagtgcattttaatttctaaagcaCAATATATGCAATTCTACTTGTTAAGTCTGTAGCTGCAATatgaatagaaaatattattgcTGTACAGTAGCAAAGAAAGTTGAGGTTTACAGGTAGACAAGTGTCTTTACAGTCAGCGTCTTCATTCCTGCAGGGTGTTAATGCCAGGGGTGGTCACACAGTGCCCACAGGACGTGTTCAGGTCTCTGCTGGGGTGGAAACAGTGTGGAACTGTCCTCAGGGGTCCTAAATTGCTGTGGAATAGTTGGAGTGCAGGGTTAGAGCAGCTTTATCCCCTCAAATGTGCAGAGGAAGTTGCTGCCCCTGCAGGGACCTGCCCAGAGCCCGGATTGAGTTCCCACTGGAAGATCCCTGGGCAGAAATGGGCTGTCTTAGTTAATGTTCTCCAAAGGAGTGTGAAATTGCACTCTCAATcccagctggaaagaaaaattcccctgcTTCCACATGTCCTGAGCACTCCAGATTGGAGTTCCTgtagctttttccttctttgttggGAATTCAATggacagaggaaaacacagaactgtCCCCAAAGCTCTGGAACCACAGCACCTGCTCCCCCCTCTTCTCATCCCTTCAGGAGATGAATAAATGCCCCTGTTTCTCCTCAATGTACTGTGGAAATCCTCCTGGAAAGCATGGGCATAATCCCATTTGCCAGCCAGATCCACTTTGGGCTGCGTAAAGTGGCTGTAAAAGCATCTTGCCTGGGGCCAAGTACCCCTTCCACACTTGCTTTACCTGtggaaaaaagcagggaaagctgTTTTTTGTGTGGGTACACTTCGTGTCTCAGTGTTTGTGATTTTGGGAATCCTCACGAACCTGGAAGAATGCCAGATTATCTGTTGTCCTGAGATATGTACTTGGAGATTTTTTTGATCTGTGTTTAAATCTTTCTTGAAAATACaactaatagaaaaaaatgtaaaaaaaaaaaaaaaggaaaaaaagggaaaatagaaaaaaagaaaaaaggaagaaaaaagagaaaaagcagaaaaaggagaaaaaagagaaaaaagacagaaaaaaactgagaaaaaagagaaaaaaagacagaaatagctaagaaaaatgagacaaataataaaaaagaaattaaaaaggaaaaaaggaaaaagaaaaagataaagtaaaaagaaagaaggtaaaaaaggaagtagaagaaaaaagaaagaacaaaaaagaaggaataaaggaaaaaaaaccttattaTCCTCGTACAAAAGGCCGCTATGATCCGCCGTAAAAACTACAACTCCCGTGGTGCCCCGCGCGGGGCGCAGGCGCAGAGGCGGGCGTGTAGGGGCGTGGCCGCGCGCTGATTGACTGTGGCGGTGTTTTCCAAAGGCGGTGCGCGCGCAGAGCGCCGCGTTGACTGCTGGGAATCGGTGATGGCGGCGGGACCTGCCTTTGTCTGTGAGACCTGGCGGGGGGTGCGGGAGAACGGGGTCTGGGGATCccctcgggggctgcggggagcgcggctgtgggtggaaaggctggagggctCGGGCGGGTTCGGCGGGGGGGGTTCGAGGGTTCCCGGGGGTCAGAGCGCAGGGCCTTGGAACCGTCTCGGGGGTCGCGGGGCCTGGGGGCCTCCCAAGAACCCTAATGGGTGATTCGATTGCCGAGAAAGTCCCtcggaaaaaaaaatcaaaaccacccAACGAAAAAAAGTaccttaaaaaaaggaaaagtgagaagaaggtgaaggaaaaacTGCAAGAGCCAGGatgattttattgctttgcttcagtttttccttggtCTCCTCCTTCTcagattttctgctctcttcctttacagaaagctcttctgctgttctgtggttttgtaaTCCCTTAGGGGCTTTTCGGGGTCcctgaggaggttttggggggtctctgagggggTTTGGTGTCGTGAGGGTACTTAGGGAGGAGGTTGAAGGTCCCTGAAGGGGTTTGGGAGTCCGTGAGGGAGTTTTGGAGTCTGCGAGGGAACTGAGAAGTCCTGGAGGGCTTTGGGGGGAGGTGTCTTTGAAGCAGTTTTGGGGCTTTCTAGAGGGATTCTAGGAGTCCCAAATGATTTTGAGGATCGCAAAGAGGGTCTTGGGTACACTAAGGAGGTCTCAGGACTCACCTGCTCGTGGTGCTGCTCGTTCTCTTTCCCCCCAGACATCATTAACCCCCCAAAAGGTCCCCTAGCCCCCATTTTCTGTTTAATCCCCTCCCCCCACAGATCTTTTTTGATCCCCCAGACCCTTTTAACTCACTTAAATGCACCCaaagcaccccaaaaccccccaaatccccaacCACCCCCCCTagatccccccaaatctcccccagccccccaccccccaaatcCTGGCAGAGTGTGGCCAGGTGGCTGAGGAAGAGtgtgtcagcaggagcagggaagtgattgttggGCTGGACtgagcgctggtgaggccacccctggagtgctgtgtccagctctgggcccctgagttgaggaaggccctggaggggctgtagcaggtgcagagaagagcagcgaggctggggaagggagtggagcacaagtggtgtgaggagaggctgagggagctgggggtgttgaagctggagaggaggaggctcaggggagacctcctgactgtctgcaagtccctgccaggaggttgtagccaggtgcGGGTGGGGCTGTtctgccaggaagcagcagtaggacaagagggctgggtcttgagctgtgcctggggagatttaggttggatattgggaagcaaTGTTTTCTCAAGAGAGTAATCAggccttggaatgggctgggcagggagggggtggaatcagcgtccctggaggtgttgaaggtgagagtggatgtggcctcagtgccatggtgtGGGAagcacggcggggttggatcaaggaagtcttttccaatgtggctgattctgtgattctgtgattcccattcctatggcagcacatgcttgagGCTCTATCCCCAGGGTGATAGAGATGTCTGTCCATATCTATCTCCAAGGTTAGTCTGTAAATGTGTGATGTTATTAAAGTAGGCTTAGTTCTGGGATGATtgtagaaggagaaagaagcccaGAGGCCAGTGCAAGCAGGCAACCCTGAGCTTGCACAtgatgtcccctccctgcaggttcatgtccttgagcccaggccctgaggtgaggctgagactaagtgcaaggcagaggtgctaCTAAAGAAGGAGAGCCCCGTGGTGGGGAAGAGGCGAAGGTGCCCATCCCCGAGAAggtgctgtgtccatcccctgtgtgccaggtgagctggggctttgctgcagagctgcgggCGCTGATTTGAGCGGCTGcaagtgctgagatggtgggcacccaggaacacaaactgtgcctggccacagagcctgcaaggaggagcagagagagcggtggcagtgtgggggtccaggttgtccctgtgccttctcctgcaggccctggctgtccctgctgggcccctgtccatccccatcaggtccctgcccgtgcccccttgggctgagctccccccagGAAGTGccgtggagctgaagctgctgccatcccccccctgcagccgctgccccagccaagggagcagcaaaggccagggccaggagcagaggcagcagcaggggagccctgggggggccgggAAGCTCTTGTGTGGGTCAGGAAAGAGGCGCTGGGCATGaggccggggctgtgctgagcaggcccagccctcacatccccccagccaacgccggctgcccggggggcttgggagggacccccagcccgtgtgccccacactgagctggcagagagagagccaagggcagggccatgggcagggccacgggtgagggacaggcagggccatTGCAGGGCCACAGtgagggcacagcagagctgcccagggccgggggcagccgggggTGTTGGTACCAACCAGTGGTGGGGCCGAGCAGAGCACGAGGCCTCTTGCAGACCCCTGGAGCGGCCTCCCACTTGCCAACCCCACCCTGGTGGGgtgacactgtcccctccctacAGGACACTCCACCCGAAATCTTTGGTGGGGCCTTTTGTGTCTCTTCCTGGTTGCTGATTGGTGCTGGGGACCTGAGGGCCCCTCTGCAATCCCATGCATGGGGCACAATCTCCTCTGCAGAACTTGACTTTCTGCAGactttgcagggaaatctgtgctggcagcccgATTATGTCCCGATCCCCCACGCTCTCTCCAGGATATTTGGGATGAGTTCCCCCTTCCTGGGCacctgtgggatgggggggcgattgttctcctgctgttgctgttgctgctccgcccctgtccctgcccc is from Chiroxiphia lanceolata isolate bChiLan1 chromosome W unlocalized genomic scaffold, bChiLan1.pri scaffold_44_arrow_ctg1, whole genome shotgun sequence and encodes:
- the LOC116781379 gene encoding LOW QUALITY PROTEIN: BTB/POZ domain-containing protein KCTD9-like (The sequence of the model RefSeq protein was modified relative to this genomic sequence to represent the inferred CDS: inserted 1 base in 1 codon), with the protein product MAVPDITLLTSSGVSHSTWEPGNGLSFSGADPSHLDLCCINFKVANLSCCNLARANLCCASLERADLSGSVLDGRAAACANLPGVKMLYSNAEGAFLKGCNSENPSDLQANLEGANLKGVAMEGSQMTGINLRVATLRNTKLKNCNLRGATLAGTDLENCDLSGCDLQEANLRGSDVKGAIFEEMLTPXHMSQRVR